One stretch of Akkermansia massiliensis DNA includes these proteins:
- a CDS encoding glutamine synthetase III produces MMSDSTRTQAISAIASLPVSGVSESAPVRIDYYGADVFSTEVMKKYLPKDTAKTLLSTIQDGLPLNADIAADVAHAMKQWALERGATHYTHWFQPMTGSTAEKHDSFLDPKGMEPIMSFSGKNLIVSEPDASSFPSGGLRCTFEARGYTAWDPTSPAFIKRHGNGATLCIPTAYCSYTGDALDKKTPLLRSRQALGNAVKRLMKCFGLPDERVTITLGPEQEYFLIDKNFYLNRPDLVQTGRTLFGAPPAKHQQLEDHYFGSIKPRILNFMNDVEKELWRLGIPAKTRHNEVAPAQFELAPLFEDVNLAIDHNMLVMEILRQQASRHGLVCLLHEKPFVGVNGSGKHNNWSISYGDKNLLDPGTDPQQNAIFLTVLAAIIEAVDKHSDLLRNSVASAGNDHRLGANEAPPAIISIFLGDQLNEVIENIINGESGRGRRNDTLQIGVDTLPVLPRDATDRNRTSPFAFTGNKFEFRAPGSAQSCAGPMMTLNTIVAEAFDSLAEELSSFAPETFLAQLQETLKRRISEHKRIIFNGDNYSEEWVKEAERRGLPNLKNTMTALHTLVNEKNVALFEKYGVFSRRELESRFEIFLEEYHRRIRIEGRLSWEMAATIILPALRNEYKQTVSALSRALDAKRTNGTAALQKLADKLGDALDSVVSDLDTLETALTSCHEDILAAMSRLRTSVDAAETLVNDRSWPLPKYREMLFIY; encoded by the coding sequence ATGATGAGTGACTCGACAAGAACACAAGCCATCAGCGCCATCGCCTCCCTTCCCGTGAGCGGGGTGAGCGAGAGCGCTCCTGTCCGCATTGATTATTACGGCGCCGACGTTTTCAGTACGGAGGTGATGAAGAAGTACCTGCCCAAGGACACGGCGAAAACCCTCCTGTCCACCATCCAGGACGGCCTGCCGCTGAACGCGGACATTGCCGCGGACGTAGCCCACGCCATGAAGCAGTGGGCTCTGGAACGGGGAGCCACTCACTACACGCACTGGTTCCAGCCCATGACGGGTTCCACGGCGGAGAAGCATGATTCCTTCCTGGACCCCAAGGGCATGGAGCCGATCATGAGCTTTTCCGGCAAGAACCTGATCGTGAGCGAGCCGGATGCTTCCAGCTTCCCCTCCGGCGGCCTGCGCTGCACGTTTGAGGCCCGCGGATACACCGCGTGGGACCCCACCAGCCCCGCCTTCATCAAGAGGCACGGGAACGGAGCCACCCTCTGCATTCCCACCGCCTATTGTTCCTATACGGGAGACGCGCTGGACAAGAAAACCCCTCTGCTCCGCTCCCGGCAGGCATTGGGCAACGCCGTCAAGAGGCTGATGAAGTGCTTCGGGCTGCCGGATGAACGCGTGACCATCACGCTGGGGCCGGAACAGGAGTATTTCCTGATCGACAAGAATTTCTATCTGAACCGCCCGGACCTGGTCCAGACGGGCCGCACCCTTTTCGGCGCGCCGCCCGCCAAGCACCAGCAGCTGGAAGACCATTATTTCGGCTCCATCAAGCCGCGCATCCTCAATTTCATGAATGATGTGGAAAAGGAACTCTGGCGGCTGGGCATTCCGGCCAAGACGCGCCACAATGAGGTGGCCCCGGCCCAGTTTGAACTGGCCCCCCTGTTTGAGGACGTGAACCTGGCGATCGACCACAATATGCTGGTGATGGAAATCCTGCGCCAGCAGGCCAGCAGGCACGGGCTGGTGTGCCTGCTCCACGAGAAGCCCTTCGTGGGCGTCAACGGCTCCGGCAAGCACAACAACTGGTCCATTTCCTACGGGGACAAGAATCTGCTGGATCCCGGCACGGACCCGCAGCAGAACGCCATTTTCCTGACCGTGCTGGCCGCCATCATCGAGGCTGTGGACAAGCACAGCGACCTGCTGCGCAATTCCGTAGCCAGCGCCGGGAACGACCACCGCCTGGGCGCGAACGAGGCCCCTCCCGCCATTATCTCCATTTTCCTGGGCGACCAGCTCAATGAAGTGATCGAGAATATCATCAACGGGGAATCCGGCCGCGGCAGGCGCAACGACACGCTCCAGATCGGCGTGGATACGCTGCCCGTCCTTCCCCGGGACGCGACGGACCGCAACCGCACCAGCCCGTTCGCCTTCACCGGCAACAAGTTCGAGTTCCGCGCCCCCGGCTCCGCCCAGTCCTGCGCGGGCCCCATGATGACCCTGAACACCATTGTGGCGGAGGCCTTCGATTCCCTGGCGGAGGAGCTTTCCTCCTTCGCTCCGGAGACCTTCCTGGCCCAGCTCCAGGAGACGCTCAAGCGCAGGATTTCCGAACACAAGAGAATCATCTTCAACGGAGACAATTATTCGGAGGAATGGGTGAAGGAAGCGGAACGCCGCGGCCTTCCCAACCTGAAAAACACGATGACCGCCCTCCACACCCTGGTGAATGAGAAGAATGTGGCCCTGTTCGAGAAGTACGGGGTGTTCTCCCGCAGGGAACTGGAATCCCGGTTTGAGATTTTCCTGGAGGAATACCACAGGCGCATCCGCATTGAAGGGCGCCTGTCCTGGGAAATGGCGGCCACCATCATCCTCCCTGCCCTGCGCAACGAATACAAGCAAACCGTTTCCGCGCTCTCCAGGGCGCTGGACGCCAAGCGGACCAACGGGACCGCCGCCCTGCAAAAGCTGGCGGACAAGCTGGGCGACGCCCTGGATTCCGTCGTGTCCGACCTGGATACCCTGGAAACCGCGCTCACGAGCTGCCATGAGGACATCCTTGCCGCGATGTCCCGATTGAGAACCAGCGTCGATGCCGCAGAAACCCTGGTGAACGACCGGTCCTGGCCTCTCCCCAAGTACCGGGAAATGCTGTTCATCTATTAG
- the gltB gene encoding glutamate synthase large subunit, whose amino-acid sequence MNSDQFETGIPAPQGLYDFEQERDACGVGLVADLKNEPSHKIIEMGVTVLKRLMHRGAVGSDPDTGDGAGILLALPDEFFRLLLPNKLPARGKYGVAMMFGGCGHEEELEAAVTENGGRVIAWREVPVDRDSIGENARRTCPLIRQLFIDGSGFADQAALERKLFVMRREMERRVEGCYVCSCSSRSIVYKGLFLGTQIDGFYEDLRHERFKSPLALVHQRYSTNTFPTWSLAHPFRYLAHNGEINTLRGNLNHLSVREPHLSSALLGDDLQKLLPLIPPGQSDSACLDNMVELLAAAGRDLRHAMLMLMPQAWGVNYHLGPDVRGFFEYHSALMEPWDGPTAVVFSDGVNAGAMLDRNGLRPARYTLTTDDIFILASETGVADIPAEKVARKGRLRPGEMIYCDLVNHRLVSDAETKNEMARRMPYRRWVEQNKISVRSLFDSVSASAEMPDLAVHQRQFGFTQEDVELILRPMMMKGAEPLGSMGNDAPLAVLSGKAPLLFNYFKQLFAQVTNPPIDPIREELVMSLTTYIGNHPNILEETPEHARLIKMARPVITDEELNRLCNIREAGFPSARLPLQFPEGGDGNALRETLDSLAESAVGLVRSGVRILVLTDRNIGRGYLPVPSLLACSVVHRALAAAGLRSDVGLILETGEARETMHFALLLGFGATAVNPYLALATVTSLAAPQDCPLDVVKASGNYINAIDKGLLKIMSKMGISTLRSYRSSQLFEAVGLNRELIDEFFPGTVSRVGGIGLEEIAAECNQRAAQNAGKEGGLNAGGQYKYRKGGENHLWNPQTLQAFRAAVRDNDERKYREFADYSNHQAQHLCTLRGLFEFAPADTVPLEEVESADSILRRFVSGAMSLGSLSPEAHETIAIAMNKIGAKSNSGEGGEDEARYEPNARGEVRYSAIKQVASGRFGVTINYLRHASELQIKMAQGAKPGEGGQLPAHKVDPYIARLRHSMPNVSLISPPPHHDIYSIEDLAQLIYDLRNSNPDARVSVKLVSEVGIGAVAAGVVKAHADVVVVSGHDGGTGASPLTSVKHAGLPWELGLAETQQTLVLNKLRSRVRLQVDGQLRTGRDVVMAALLGAEEFGFGTAVLVAIGCAMLRRCHENTCPVGVATQNPALRAKFSGKPEYVINYLRFVAQETREILASLGLRSLDEAVGRADLLSVNRAIDFYKAQHLDFSSILHAAEGDGRRFDPSFEKEPLDNYDRRRLLPDLKGLLEKGEKTELFRDVRNVDRTVGTELSGELVMKFGPRGLAEDTLTVHFTGCAGQSFGAFLAPGITFELAGEANDFVGKGLSGGKIIVRPPENISYAPSDNVIAGNVIGYGATSGSIFLHGQAGERFAIRNSGAKMVVEGIGDHGCEYMTGGRVAVLGKVGVNFAAGMTGGLAYVYDADNDFDQKCNLGSVDLETVMPHSADEAELLQLIYEHYMATKSRRACDLLNNWPEERGKFIKVFPVEYRHALAMHS is encoded by the coding sequence ATGAATAGTGATCAATTCGAGACAGGCATTCCTGCGCCGCAGGGATTGTATGACTTTGAACAGGAGAGGGACGCCTGCGGCGTGGGGCTGGTGGCGGACCTGAAGAATGAACCGAGCCACAAAATCATTGAAATGGGTGTCACCGTTCTCAAGAGGCTGATGCACCGCGGCGCCGTGGGAAGCGATCCCGATACCGGGGACGGAGCGGGCATCCTGCTGGCCCTGCCGGATGAATTCTTCCGCCTGCTCCTTCCCAACAAACTCCCCGCCAGAGGAAAATACGGAGTCGCCATGATGTTCGGCGGCTGCGGCCATGAAGAGGAACTGGAGGCCGCCGTCACGGAAAACGGCGGCAGGGTGATTGCCTGGAGAGAGGTTCCCGTGGACCGCGACAGCATCGGCGAGAACGCCCGGCGCACCTGCCCCCTGATTCGCCAGCTCTTCATCGACGGCAGCGGCTTTGCGGACCAGGCGGCACTGGAACGCAAGCTCTTCGTAATGCGCCGGGAAATGGAGCGGCGCGTGGAAGGATGCTACGTGTGCAGTTGTTCCAGCCGCAGCATCGTGTATAAGGGATTGTTCCTCGGCACGCAAATTGACGGATTTTACGAAGACCTGCGCCATGAGCGTTTCAAATCTCCGCTGGCCCTCGTCCACCAGCGCTACAGCACGAACACCTTCCCCACGTGGAGCCTGGCCCATCCCTTCCGCTACCTGGCCCACAACGGGGAAATCAACACCCTGCGCGGAAACCTGAACCATCTGAGCGTGCGGGAGCCGCACCTGTCCTCCGCCCTGCTGGGGGATGACTTGCAGAAGCTCCTGCCCCTCATTCCTCCCGGCCAGAGCGATTCCGCCTGCCTGGACAACATGGTGGAACTGCTCGCCGCCGCCGGGCGCGACCTGCGCCACGCCATGCTCATGCTCATGCCGCAGGCCTGGGGCGTCAACTACCATCTGGGGCCGGACGTGCGTGGCTTCTTTGAATACCATTCCGCCCTGATGGAGCCGTGGGACGGCCCGACCGCCGTCGTCTTCTCCGACGGCGTCAACGCGGGCGCCATGCTGGACCGCAACGGCTTGCGCCCCGCCCGCTACACGCTGACCACGGACGATATTTTCATCCTGGCCTCGGAAACGGGCGTAGCGGACATTCCCGCGGAAAAAGTGGCCCGCAAGGGCCGCCTGCGCCCCGGAGAGATGATCTACTGCGACTTGGTGAACCACCGCCTGGTGTCCGATGCGGAAACCAAGAATGAAATGGCCCGGCGCATGCCCTACCGCCGCTGGGTGGAACAAAACAAGATTTCCGTCCGCTCCCTGTTCGACTCTGTCTCCGCCTCCGCGGAAATGCCGGACCTGGCGGTTCATCAGCGCCAGTTCGGCTTCACGCAGGAGGATGTGGAACTCATCCTCCGCCCGATGATGATGAAGGGCGCGGAACCCCTCGGCTCCATGGGGAACGACGCGCCGCTGGCCGTCCTCTCCGGAAAGGCGCCGCTCCTGTTCAACTACTTCAAGCAATTGTTCGCGCAGGTGACCAACCCGCCCATCGACCCCATCCGGGAGGAACTCGTCATGAGCCTGACCACGTACATCGGCAACCATCCCAACATTCTGGAGGAAACGCCGGAGCACGCCCGGCTCATCAAGATGGCGCGCCCCGTCATTACGGACGAGGAGCTCAACCGCCTCTGCAACATCCGGGAAGCCGGCTTCCCTTCCGCCAGGCTCCCCCTCCAGTTCCCGGAAGGCGGGGACGGAAACGCTCTGCGGGAGACGCTGGACAGCCTGGCGGAATCCGCCGTGGGGCTGGTCAGGTCCGGCGTGCGCATCCTGGTGCTGACGGACCGCAACATAGGCCGCGGCTACCTTCCCGTTCCCAGCCTGCTGGCCTGCTCCGTGGTGCACCGCGCCCTGGCGGCCGCCGGACTGCGTTCCGACGTGGGCCTGATCCTGGAAACGGGGGAAGCGCGGGAAACGATGCACTTCGCCCTGTTGCTGGGTTTCGGGGCCACGGCGGTCAATCCGTACCTGGCTCTGGCGACGGTCACCTCCCTGGCCGCGCCGCAGGACTGCCCGCTGGACGTGGTGAAGGCCTCCGGCAACTACATCAACGCCATTGACAAGGGGCTGCTTAAAATCATGTCCAAGATGGGCATTTCCACCCTGCGTAGCTACCGCTCCTCCCAATTGTTCGAGGCCGTGGGGCTGAACCGGGAACTGATTGACGAATTCTTCCCCGGCACCGTCAGCCGCGTGGGCGGCATCGGGCTGGAGGAAATAGCTGCGGAATGCAACCAGCGCGCCGCGCAAAACGCCGGGAAGGAAGGCGGGCTGAATGCGGGCGGCCAGTACAAGTACAGGAAGGGCGGAGAAAACCACCTCTGGAACCCGCAGACGCTCCAGGCCTTCCGTGCCGCCGTTCGCGACAATGACGAACGGAAATACCGGGAATTTGCGGACTACAGCAACCACCAGGCGCAGCACCTCTGCACCCTGCGCGGCCTGTTTGAATTCGCTCCCGCGGACACCGTCCCGCTGGAGGAAGTGGAAAGCGCGGATTCCATCCTGCGCCGCTTCGTCTCCGGGGCCATGTCCCTGGGTTCCCTCAGCCCGGAGGCCCATGAAACCATCGCCATCGCGATGAATAAAATAGGAGCCAAAAGCAACTCCGGTGAAGGGGGCGAGGATGAAGCCCGCTACGAACCCAACGCCAGGGGCGAGGTGCGCTACAGCGCGATCAAGCAGGTGGCGAGCGGACGCTTCGGCGTGACCATCAACTATCTGCGCCACGCCTCCGAGCTCCAGATCAAGATGGCCCAGGGCGCCAAGCCCGGAGAGGGCGGCCAGCTCCCGGCGCACAAGGTGGACCCGTACATCGCCCGGCTGCGCCATTCCATGCCGAACGTCAGCCTCATCTCTCCCCCGCCGCACCATGACATCTACTCCATTGAAGACCTGGCCCAATTGATCTACGACCTGCGGAACTCCAACCCGGACGCCCGCGTCTCCGTCAAGCTCGTCTCCGAGGTGGGCATCGGCGCGGTGGCCGCCGGAGTGGTGAAGGCCCACGCGGACGTGGTTGTGGTCAGCGGCCACGACGGGGGTACGGGCGCCTCCCCGCTCACCAGCGTCAAGCACGCCGGACTGCCGTGGGAACTGGGTCTGGCGGAAACGCAGCAGACGCTTGTGCTCAACAAGCTCCGCTCCCGCGTCCGGCTCCAGGTGGACGGCCAGCTGCGCACCGGGAGGGACGTCGTCATGGCGGCCCTGCTGGGAGCGGAGGAATTCGGCTTCGGCACTGCCGTTCTGGTCGCCATCGGCTGCGCCATGCTCCGCAGGTGCCATGAAAACACGTGCCCGGTGGGCGTCGCCACGCAGAACCCGGCCCTGAGAGCCAAGTTCAGCGGCAAGCCGGAATACGTCATCAACTACCTTCGCTTCGTGGCGCAGGAAACGCGGGAAATCCTGGCTTCCCTGGGCCTCCGCTCCCTGGACGAAGCCGTCGGCAGGGCGGACCTGCTCTCCGTGAACCGCGCCATTGACTTCTACAAGGCTCAGCATCTGGACTTCTCCTCCATCCTGCATGCGGCGGAGGGGGACGGACGCAGATTTGACCCCTCCTTTGAAAAGGAACCTCTGGACAACTACGACCGGCGCCGCCTGCTCCCGGACTTGAAGGGCCTGCTGGAAAAAGGGGAAAAGACCGAACTCTTCCGCGACGTCCGCAATGTGGACCGGACGGTGGGCACGGAGCTATCCGGAGAGCTGGTGATGAAATTCGGCCCGCGCGGCCTGGCGGAGGATACGCTCACGGTGCACTTCACCGGATGCGCGGGGCAGAGCTTCGGGGCCTTTCTGGCGCCGGGCATCACCTTTGAACTCGCCGGGGAGGCGAACGACTTCGTAGGGAAGGGGCTTTCCGGGGGCAAAATCATCGTGAGGCCTCCGGAAAACATCTCCTACGCTCCGTCGGACAACGTCATTGCCGGCAACGTCATCGGCTACGGGGCCACGTCCGGCAGCATCTTCCTGCACGGGCAGGCCGGGGAGCGTTTCGCCATCCGCAACAGCGGAGCCAAGATGGTGGTGGAAGGCATCGGCGACCACGGCTGCGAATACATGACCGGGGGCCGTGTGGCGGTGCTCGGCAAGGTGGGCGTCAACTTCGCCGCGGGAATGACCGGCGGACTGGCCTACGTGTACGATGCGGACAACGACTTCGATCAGAAATGCAACCTGGGCAGCGTGGACCTGGAAACGGTCATGCCGCACTCCGCCGACGAGGCGGAACTGCTCCAGCTCATTTACGAGCACTACATGGCTACGAAAAGCCGCCGGGCCTGCGACCTGTTAAACAACTGGCCGGAGGAACGCGGCAAATTCATCAAGGTCTTCCCGGTGGAATACCGGCATGCCCTGGCCATGCATTCCTGA
- a CDS encoding ligand-binding sensor domain-containing protein, whose amino-acid sequence MLLIVMGMWTEGGIAFVQVPEQLPECPVRFIRGTLVAQDGAIWAVGERESVYRLQVGDRAYEKSWLNMDYYSGFPKGKNFTCIAEDRQGRIWVGTDDSGVAVFNGREWKTYDRGNALNGEHVYALAVSPVSGEVAVATSGGVSVYDPGNDSWKALDRSTGLVEDQAASAGFDARGNLWLAYACGGISYSPRKSGYMQWKNVQAPWYWDSKQFARQPYQPYGDGLPSNICNVLACTEKDQVLVGTWSGLVYSNGISSWRFLRGRDYAQKNSNLYGSAARKTAVPGEGNAKMLSEDFVSSILRQGKDIFIGYRTQGVDVLDAERMTVRRRIRKGLENTDVPSLLALKDGSVWAATYGKGLVSLKKGSLSYQLDRKQQDDEIPFPSPSRMEDPAAVLRRLEKLGADAHAGKSIVFRGEDWSTKGDWCGRYGLTRATLCATNAPMSNSEFKAKTVSFRTLSSVPGYPGYQGAVSSYWIQGLMGLNRNKGDALRWWVHSIKENDNRNILFDPTDSVRTEAEWDDHGEVYPGFVDGPDIWTVVEVPEGVHEIALYFYNPNGYLSNESRRDYVVEARRHPSTSSLVFQFNNVGDLAIGEQNKWGKVLTAAMEQWYSFPVEARTRVSRFAGSGVYKRFMCRKGGIYLFRVCRNGSFNTILNGVFVNEKIPWEIRMPEELPYYVAGQLAGIVPTPERVNGATLGQREKAVCKPLYELQYTRKYLTPAACSLQNRYILSLWRQARENRAEGGCLADCLQWEARVSDDRVRASFDETMKRSWDQSQIYYIGNRSRDFMPNAPGTVPFSPRELRLMAKLRIDWRQYRDDAKNPPEKTVQEMKEFLKKELLKQQQTRKQQ is encoded by the coding sequence ATGCTGCTGATTGTTATGGGGATGTGGACTGAGGGGGGAATTGCCTTTGTCCAAGTGCCGGAACAACTGCCGGAATGCCCGGTGCGCTTTATCCGCGGTACCCTGGTGGCGCAGGATGGAGCTATATGGGCCGTGGGGGAGAGGGAAAGCGTTTACCGCCTTCAAGTCGGCGACAGGGCATACGAGAAGTCGTGGCTCAACATGGATTATTATTCCGGCTTTCCCAAAGGAAAGAATTTCACCTGCATTGCGGAGGACAGGCAGGGCCGCATCTGGGTGGGCACGGACGACAGCGGCGTGGCCGTTTTCAACGGGAGGGAGTGGAAGACGTATGACCGCGGCAATGCCCTGAACGGAGAGCATGTTTATGCGCTGGCCGTCTCTCCCGTTTCCGGAGAGGTGGCCGTTGCCACGTCCGGAGGCGTGTCCGTTTATGATCCCGGGAATGATTCATGGAAGGCGCTGGACCGGTCTACGGGACTGGTGGAAGACCAGGCGGCTTCCGCCGGCTTTGACGCCAGGGGGAATCTGTGGCTGGCCTATGCCTGCGGCGGTATCTCGTATTCACCGCGCAAGTCGGGGTACATGCAGTGGAAGAACGTGCAGGCGCCGTGGTACTGGGACAGCAAGCAGTTTGCCCGGCAGCCGTACCAGCCGTATGGGGACGGGCTGCCTTCCAATATCTGCAATGTTCTGGCCTGTACGGAAAAAGACCAGGTACTGGTAGGCACCTGGTCCGGCCTGGTGTACAGCAACGGCATCAGCTCCTGGCGTTTCTTGCGCGGCCGGGATTATGCCCAGAAGAATAGTAATCTGTATGGTTCCGCTGCGCGGAAGACGGCCGTTCCGGGTGAGGGAAATGCCAAAATGCTGTCGGAAGACTTCGTGTCTTCCATCCTCCGGCAGGGAAAGGATATTTTCATCGGCTACCGGACGCAGGGGGTGGACGTGCTGGATGCTGAAAGGATGACGGTGCGCCGGAGAATCAGGAAGGGACTGGAAAATACGGATGTCCCCTCCCTGCTGGCGCTGAAGGACGGAAGTGTCTGGGCGGCGACGTATGGGAAAGGGCTTGTCAGTCTGAAAAAGGGTTCCCTGTCTTATCAACTGGACAGGAAGCAGCAGGACGATGAGATTCCGTTCCCGTCCCCGTCCCGGATGGAAGACCCTGCCGCAGTCCTGAGGAGGCTGGAAAAGCTGGGAGCGGATGCGCATGCGGGGAAGAGCATTGTGTTCCGCGGGGAGGACTGGTCCACGAAGGGGGACTGGTGCGGGAGGTACGGCCTGACGCGCGCCACGCTGTGCGCCACGAATGCCCCCATGAGCAATTCCGAGTTTAAGGCCAAGACCGTGTCGTTCCGAACCCTTTCCTCCGTTCCGGGTTATCCCGGATACCAGGGGGCCGTGTCTTCTTACTGGATCCAGGGATTGATGGGGCTCAACCGCAACAAGGGGGATGCCCTGCGCTGGTGGGTGCATAGCATCAAGGAGAATGATAACCGCAACATTCTTTTCGATCCCACGGATTCCGTGCGGACGGAGGCGGAATGGGACGACCACGGGGAAGTGTATCCGGGCTTTGTGGATGGTCCCGACATTTGGACCGTTGTGGAAGTGCCGGAGGGCGTCCATGAAATAGCCCTGTATTTCTATAATCCCAACGGTTATCTTTCCAATGAATCCAGGCGGGATTACGTGGTGGAAGCCAGAAGGCATCCTTCCACCTCCTCCCTCGTCTTCCAGTTCAACAATGTGGGAGACCTCGCGATAGGGGAACAGAACAAGTGGGGGAAAGTTCTTACCGCCGCCATGGAGCAGTGGTATTCCTTCCCGGTGGAAGCGCGCACGCGCGTTTCCAGATTTGCGGGTTCCGGGGTTTATAAGAGGTTCATGTGCAGGAAGGGGGGAATCTACCTGTTCCGTGTTTGCCGCAACGGTTCCTTCAATACCATTTTAAACGGCGTATTCGTGAATGAAAAGATTCCGTGGGAAATCCGCATGCCGGAGGAACTGCCCTATTATGTGGCCGGCCAGCTCGCGGGCATTGTTCCCACTCCAGAGAGAGTGAACGGAGCCACCCTGGGGCAGAGGGAGAAGGCCGTGTGCAAGCCCCTGTATGAGCTGCAATACACGCGCAAGTACCTGACGCCTGCGGCGTGCAGCCTTCAGAACAGGTATATTCTCTCCCTGTGGCGGCAGGCCCGGGAGAACCGGGCGGAGGGCGGCTGCCTGGCGGATTGCCTCCAGTGGGAAGCCAGAGTCAGTGACGACCGGGTAAGGGCTTCCTTTGATGAAACCATGAAGCGCTCATGGGACCAGAGCCAGATTTATTACATCGGCAACCGGTCCCGGGATTTCATGCCTAATGCTCCGGGCACCGTTCCTTTCTCCCCCAGGGAACTGCGCCTCATGGCCAAGCTGCGCATCGACTGGCGGCAGTACCGGGACGATGCGAAAAATCCTCCTGAAAAAACTGTTCAGGAAATGAAGGAATTCCTCAAAAAGGAATTATTAAAACAACAACAAACCAGAAAACAACAATGA
- a CDS encoding beta-N-acetylhexosaminidase gives MKFLIPALVLSACLPAAFSQEQIIPKPAEITVFHGKPAQLTPASAIITATQDKAFLNRARQLQQMLGEGTGLPLPLKTPGEAPENAACIIIKKDPALAAKGEEAYSIQSSPRGIILSAAHAKGIFYAGQSLIQMMPVIFHDRKADKSAVQWNISGAPFNMVDYPRFSWRALMIDEVRHFFGEKAIKQIIDQMALLKMNILHWHLTDDVGWRIEIKKYPRLTTIGSRRRESETGTWNSGKSDGTPHEGFYTQEQIRDIVQYAARRNITIVPEIEMPGHASAAATAYPFLSLKSPREVPTTFIVNTAFDPTSEKTYAFLSDVLDEVVALFPSRIIHIGGDEVRYAQQWKDVPEIEAFMKKNNMKSYADVQMYFTNRMSGIVAKKGRRMMGWNEIYGHDVNGDGGGKAGTKLDTNAVIHFWKGNTDLAKNAIKDGHEVINSLHSSTYLDYSYGRISLQKAYGFEPIFPGLEEQYHSRVKGLGTQVWTEWIANTERLHHQAFPRACAFAEVGWTPAGKKDFPDFKKRLKEYSGRMDLMGIKYAGDVINRIDKSDFFNTPQIGTWTPDDLSGQEHSFDVTKLVKVPGKYTVTLLYDKGAHAIEIESVALYEGEKEIARDAHSGRSGTDQKNIQYILNVPEARQGASYTVKARFKGAGGSDSYGTVYCEAP, from the coding sequence ATGAAGTTCCTTATTCCCGCGCTCGTTCTGTCCGCCTGCCTTCCCGCGGCATTTTCGCAAGAACAAATTATCCCGAAACCGGCAGAAATCACGGTGTTCCACGGGAAGCCTGCCCAGCTCACGCCGGCGTCCGCCATCATTACCGCGACGCAGGACAAGGCTTTCCTGAACCGCGCCAGGCAATTGCAACAGATGCTCGGCGAAGGAACCGGACTGCCCCTCCCCCTTAAAACGCCCGGAGAAGCACCGGAGAATGCCGCCTGCATCATCATTAAAAAGGACCCGGCCCTGGCCGCGAAGGGGGAGGAAGCCTACTCCATCCAATCCTCCCCCAGGGGAATCATTCTTTCAGCCGCCCATGCCAAAGGCATTTTTTACGCCGGGCAAAGCCTGATCCAGATGATGCCCGTCATTTTCCACGACCGGAAGGCGGACAAATCCGCCGTCCAGTGGAATATTTCCGGAGCTCCGTTCAACATGGTGGACTACCCGCGGTTCTCCTGGCGTGCGCTGATGATTGACGAGGTTCGCCACTTTTTCGGTGAAAAAGCCATCAAGCAGATCATCGACCAGATGGCCCTGTTGAAAATGAACATCCTGCACTGGCACCTGACGGACGACGTCGGATGGCGCATTGAAATCAAGAAGTATCCCCGTCTGACCACCATCGGTTCCAGGCGCAGGGAATCCGAAACCGGTACGTGGAACAGCGGCAAGTCCGACGGCACGCCGCATGAAGGCTTTTATACCCAGGAGCAGATCAGGGACATCGTTCAATACGCGGCCCGGCGCAATATCACCATCGTCCCTGAAATTGAAATGCCGGGCCACGCCAGCGCGGCTGCCACAGCGTACCCGTTCCTGAGCTTGAAATCACCCAGGGAAGTGCCCACCACGTTCATCGTCAACACGGCCTTTGACCCTACCTCGGAAAAGACCTATGCCTTCCTGTCCGACGTACTGGACGAAGTCGTGGCGCTGTTCCCCAGCAGGATCATCCATATCGGCGGCGATGAAGTGCGCTATGCCCAGCAATGGAAGGACGTTCCGGAAATTGAGGCGTTCATGAAAAAGAACAACATGAAGAGTTATGCGGACGTCCAGATGTACTTCACCAACCGCATGTCCGGCATCGTCGCCAAAAAAGGGCGCCGCATGATGGGCTGGAATGAGATTTACGGCCATGACGTCAACGGGGACGGCGGAGGCAAAGCCGGAACCAAACTGGACACGAACGCCGTCATCCACTTCTGGAAAGGGAATACGGACCTGGCTAAAAACGCCATCAAGGACGGGCATGAGGTCATCAATTCCCTCCACAGCTCCACTTACCTTGATTACAGCTACGGCAGAATTTCCCTGCAAAAGGCATACGGCTTCGAGCCCATTTTCCCGGGCCTGGAGGAACAGTACCATTCCAGGGTCAAGGGGCTGGGGACGCAGGTATGGACGGAATGGATTGCCAATACGGAGCGCCTCCACCACCAGGCATTCCCCCGGGCCTGCGCCTTTGCGGAAGTGGGCTGGACACCTGCCGGGAAAAAGGATTTCCCGGATTTTAAAAAGCGCTTGAAGGAATATAGCGGGCGCATGGACCTGATGGGCATCAAGTACGCCGGGGATGTGATCAACCGGATAGACAAGTCCGACTTTTTCAACACGCCGCAGATCGGCACATGGACGCCTGACGACCTGTCCGGACAGGAGCATTCGTTCGACGTCACCAAACTGGTCAAGGTTCCCGGCAAATACACCGTGACCCTGCTCTACGACAAGGGGGCACACGCCATTGAAATCGAATCCGTGGCCCTGTATGAAGGTGAGAAGGAAATTGCCCGGGACGCTCATTCGGGCAGGAGCGGTACCGATCAGAAAAATATCCAGTACATCCTGAACGTTCCGGAAGCCAGGCAAGGGGCATCCTACACGGTCAAGGCCAGATTCAAGGGGGCCGGAGGCAGCGACTCCTACGGAACGGTGTACTGTGAAGCGCCCTAA